A genomic region of Catalinimonas niigatensis contains the following coding sequences:
- the nusA gene encoding transcription termination factor NusA, which translates to MDTTTLIESFAEFAKGKNIDRPTMIRILEDVFRTMIRKKYGVDDNFDVIINADKGDLEIWRFREIVDDNSEDIWDHDKISLTEAQQIEPDFEIGEEVAEEIKLEDFGRRAVQTARQTLIQKVKDLEKDILFHKYKDLVGEIIVGEVYQILGREILLIDAESNELILPKSEQIHKDKFRKGDTVRSIVHRVEMVNGNPRIILSRTAPKFLERLFESEVPEVYDGLIMIRKTVREPGERAKVAVESYDDRIDPVGACVGMKGSRIHSIVRELQNENIDVINYTDNLELFITRALSPAKISTIKIDAESGRVSVFLKPDQVSLAIGKGGQNIKLASRLVGYEIDVFRDTAGTEDDEDVDLEEFSDEIEGWVIEELKRIGLDTAKSVLTLTKDELTRRSDLEEETIDDVIRVLKQEFE; encoded by the coding sequence ATGGATACCACAACATTAATTGAGTCATTTGCGGAATTTGCCAAAGGCAAAAATATTGACCGCCCTACCATGATCCGAATTTTGGAGGATGTATTTCGTACAATGATTCGTAAGAAATATGGTGTAGATGATAACTTTGATGTGATTATCAATGCCGATAAGGGTGACCTGGAAATCTGGCGATTTAGAGAAATTGTAGATGACAATTCTGAAGATATCTGGGACCATGACAAAATCAGCCTTACAGAGGCACAGCAGATTGAGCCTGACTTTGAAATAGGAGAAGAAGTAGCTGAAGAAATCAAATTGGAAGACTTCGGTCGCAGGGCAGTACAGACTGCTCGCCAAACCCTTATCCAGAAAGTGAAAGATCTGGAAAAAGATATCCTTTTCCATAAGTACAAAGATCTGGTGGGAGAAATTATTGTAGGTGAAGTATATCAGATCCTGGGGCGCGAAATTTTGCTGATAGACGCTGAAAGTAACGAATTGATACTGCCCAAGTCAGAGCAGATACATAAAGATAAATTTAGAAAAGGAGATACAGTTCGCTCTATTGTTCACCGTGTAGAAATGGTGAATGGTAACCCTAGAATTATTTTGTCACGTACAGCACCTAAATTTCTGGAACGTCTTTTTGAGAGTGAAGTACCGGAAGTGTATGATGGCCTGATTATGATCCGTAAGACCGTGCGAGAACCGGGTGAAAGAGCCAAAGTAGCGGTAGAGTCTTATGATGACCGGATAGATCCGGTAGGCGCTTGTGTAGGAATGAAGGGTTCCCGTATTCACAGTATTGTCCGTGAATTACAGAATGAGAATATTGACGTAATCAACTATACCGATAACCTGGAACTGTTTATTACACGTGCTCTAAGTCCTGCTAAGATTTCTACGATTAAAATAGACGCCGAATCAGGAAGGGTATCCGTATTTCTGAAGCCCGATCAGGTTTCCCTGGCCATCGGTAAAGGGGGGCAAAACATCAAGCTTGCCAGTCGTTTGGTAGGATATGAAATAGATGTATTCAGAGACACTGCGGGCACAGAAGACGATGAAGATGTAGATCTGGAAGAGTTTTCTGATGAGATAGAAGGTTGGGTGATTGAAGAACTCAAAAGGATAGGACTAGACACTGCGAAAAGCGTACTAACGCTCACAAAGGATGAACTTACAAGAAGGAGTGACCTGGAAGAGGAAACTATTGATGATGTAATTAGGGTTCTTAAACAAGAATTTGAATAA
- a CDS encoding ribosome maturation factor RimP, with protein MSAEQRIEQLVLEMLEHQDTSLFLVDVNLSNSKNSQKVIIHLDGDEGISIDVCAEISRKLGAIIEEEDLIHGSFTLEVSSPGLDQPLKLRRQYAKNVGRKVKILLQDNTTLKGTLAQVDEHQIVLHEEQKIKSKDKSKKQGEIKEVTIPFEDIKKTNVLASFN; from the coding sequence ATGAGTGCAGAGCAACGAATAGAGCAGTTAGTGCTGGAGATGCTGGAGCATCAAGATACATCGCTCTTTTTGGTTGATGTCAACCTGTCAAATTCCAAAAACAGCCAGAAAGTAATTATACACTTAGATGGAGATGAAGGCATTTCTATTGATGTTTGTGCCGAAATAAGCAGAAAGTTGGGAGCGATAATAGAAGAAGAGGATTTGATTCACGGGAGTTTTACTTTGGAAGTATCTTCTCCTGGCCTCGACCAACCTTTGAAACTGCGCAGGCAATATGCAAAAAATGTGGGTAGGAAGGTCAAGATTTTACTGCAAGATAACACTACCCTCAAGGGAACATTAGCCCAGGTTGACGAACATCAAATTGTTTTGCACGAAGAGCAAAAAATAAAAAGTAAAGATAAATCAAAAAAACAGGGAGAAATTAAAGAAGTAACAATCCCTTTTGAGGACATAAAAAAAACAAACGTCTTAGCTTCATTCAACTAA
- a CDS encoding M28 family peptidase, whose translation MHVPLKLILLLLVLLSACSQEPEQTIDQESTDSRPEIVMPEFNADSAYHYIQQQVNFGPRVPNTEAHLATADFLVQKLEGYGADVQIQSFDASAFDGTSLALQNIIASINPGMSKRILLAAHWDSRPFADKDTQQQQNPIDGANDGGSGVGVLLELARLFQSQPPAVGVDIILFDGEDYGEPEGYEKSKESSNQVWWCLGSQYWAQNKHEKNYMAYYGILLDMVGAEGAQFYREGVSMRAAPSIVKKVWGKAHELGHGRHFIYENSPEIIDDHIYVNYNAKIPMIDIIEYAPGTEAYFPAYHHTHQDNMDIISKETLLAVGETVANVVYQE comes from the coding sequence ATGCATGTTCCTCTTAAGCTCATCCTCCTTCTTTTGGTTTTATTAAGTGCCTGTAGTCAGGAGCCTGAACAAACTATTGATCAGGAAAGTACTGATTCCAGACCGGAGATAGTCATGCCTGAATTCAATGCAGACTCGGCATATCACTATATTCAGCAACAGGTAAACTTTGGTCCGAGAGTGCCCAATACTGAAGCGCATCTGGCTACCGCTGATTTTCTTGTACAGAAGTTGGAAGGCTATGGGGCAGACGTACAAATACAATCTTTTGATGCTTCTGCATTTGATGGCACTTCACTGGCACTACAAAATATCATTGCTTCCATTAATCCCGGTATGAGCAAGCGCATACTCTTAGCTGCGCATTGGGATTCGCGTCCTTTTGCCGATAAGGATACCCAACAGCAACAAAATCCTATTGATGGTGCCAATGATGGGGGCAGTGGAGTAGGCGTACTTTTAGAACTAGCTCGTCTTTTTCAGTCACAACCACCTGCCGTGGGTGTAGATATTATTCTTTTTGATGGAGAAGACTATGGAGAGCCGGAAGGTTATGAGAAAAGTAAAGAAAGCAGCAACCAGGTATGGTGGTGCCTGGGCTCACAATACTGGGCTCAAAACAAACATGAGAAAAATTATATGGCCTACTATGGCATCCTGCTAGATATGGTAGGCGCCGAAGGAGCACAGTTTTACCGGGAAGGCGTTTCTATGAGAGCTGCCCCTAGTATTGTAAAAAAAGTATGGGGAAAGGCCCATGAATTAGGTCATGGCCGCCATTTTATCTATGAAAACAGTCCGGAGATTATAGATGATCATATCTATGTGAATTATAATGCCAAAATCCCCATGATTGATATTATTGAATATGCACCCGGTACCGAAGCCTATTTTCCTGCATATCATCATACCCATCAGGATAATATGGACATCATCAGCAAGGAAACTTTACTGGCGGTTGGAGAGACTGTAGCCAATGTAGTATATCAGGAATAA
- the rfbA gene encoding glucose-1-phosphate thymidylyltransferase RfbA: MKGIILAGGSGTRLHPLTLSVSKQLMPVYDKPMIYYPLSNLMMAGIRDILIISTPHDMPLFQKLLGDGRDLGCNFAYAIQDKPEGLAQAFTIGADFIGNDKVALILGDNIFYGSDLARLLQSNADPEGGIVYAYHVNDPQRYGVVEFDKNEKVVSIEEKPKQPKSNFAIPGIYFYDNEVIEIARNLKPSPRGEYEITDVNKEYLRRGKLKVSIMSRGTAWLDTGTFDSLMQAGTFVQVIEQRQGLKIGCIEEIAYRMKFIDKAQTEKLAQKQLKSGYGEYLINLIN, from the coding sequence ATGAAAGGGATCATTTTGGCCGGCGGATCAGGTACCCGCTTACATCCGCTTACTTTGTCGGTGAGTAAACAACTTATGCCCGTATATGACAAACCCATGATCTACTATCCTTTGTCCAACCTGATGATGGCTGGTATTCGGGATATTCTTATCATTTCTACTCCCCATGATATGCCTCTGTTTCAGAAGCTGCTGGGAGATGGGCGCGACCTGGGATGTAATTTTGCCTATGCCATACAAGACAAGCCGGAGGGTCTTGCCCAGGCTTTCACCATTGGCGCTGATTTTATTGGCAATGATAAGGTTGCGCTGATCTTAGGAGATAATATTTTTTATGGCAGCGATCTGGCGCGCCTACTTCAGAGCAATGCCGACCCAGAGGGTGGAATTGTGTATGCTTATCATGTAAATGATCCGCAGCGCTATGGCGTAGTAGAATTTGATAAAAATGAGAAGGTAGTTTCCATTGAAGAAAAACCTAAGCAACCCAAATCCAACTTTGCCATTCCCGGTATTTATTTCTATGACAATGAAGTCATTGAAATTGCACGCAACCTCAAGCCCAGCCCCCGTGGCGAATATGAGATTACGGATGTTAACAAAGAATATTTAAGGCGTGGAAAACTGAAGGTAAGTATTATGAGTCGGGGCACTGCCTGGCTGGATACCGGTACTTTTGATTCGCTGATGCAGGCAGGAACCTTTGTGCAGGTGATTGAGCAAAGGCAAGGTTTGAAAATTGGTTGTATAGAAGAGATCGCTTATCGGATGAAATTCATTGATAAAGCACAGACAGAAAAACTGGCTCAGAAGCAGCTCAAAAGTGGGTACGGAGAGTATTTAATAAATTTGATCAACTAG
- a CDS encoding heme exporter protein CcmB encodes MLWKEIKLLIRKEVVLEWRQRYAFNGILLYVVSAVFVCYLSFNLQRGALNVVTWNALFWIIMLFAAINAIAKSFMQEQYGRQIYYYTISSPQGIILSKMLYNVALMLILAFTCLLVYGVVMGNPIQNLGLFIVNLFLGAVGFSSTLTMVSGIASKTNNSSTLMAILGFPLLIPMLLMVIKVSKNAIDGLEVSVSYDELMVLGAINVLVGTVSYILFPYLWRS; translated from the coding sequence ATGCTCTGGAAGGAGATCAAATTATTAATTCGCAAGGAAGTGGTGCTGGAGTGGCGGCAACGTTATGCTTTCAATGGCATATTGCTTTATGTAGTAAGTGCAGTATTTGTGTGCTATCTCAGCTTTAATCTACAGAGGGGTGCCCTGAATGTAGTCACCTGGAATGCTTTGTTCTGGATCATTATGCTGTTTGCCGCCATCAATGCCATTGCAAAAAGCTTTATGCAGGAGCAATACGGAAGACAAATTTATTATTATACTATCAGCAGTCCGCAGGGCATTATTTTGTCTAAAATGCTGTATAATGTAGCGTTGATGCTCATACTGGCTTTTACCTGCCTGTTGGTGTATGGGGTGGTAATGGGCAATCCTATACAAAATCTGGGTTTATTCATTGTCAATTTGTTTTTGGGAGCGGTTGGTTTTTCTTCTACTCTGACGATGGTATCCGGTATTGCCTCCAAAACAAATAACAGCAGTACACTCATGGCTATCCTGGGTTTTCCTCTCCTCATCCCGATGCTGCTTATGGTAATCAAGGTCTCTAAGAATGCGATAGACGGACTGGAAGTCAGTGTAAGTTATGATGAATTGATGGTGCTGGGAGCTATCAACGTGTTGGTAGGAACAGTTTCTTATATTTTATTTCCCTATTTGTGGCGAAGCTAA
- a CDS encoding helix-turn-helix domain-containing protein, with protein MKRIAIDEPARLDRFVKSFGSSHSEDFKGLVLKLVESGQSLESVSALSGVSLSTLYDWVKDWPAPRWNEKKRLA; from the coding sequence ATGAAAAGAATAGCTATTGATGAACCAGCGCGTTTAGATCGCTTTGTCAAATCCTTTGGTAGTAGCCACAGTGAGGATTTTAAGGGATTGGTGCTGAAACTGGTGGAATCAGGCCAGAGTCTGGAAAGTGTATCGGCTTTGAGTGGAGTGAGTCTGAGTACGCTCTATGATTGGGTAAAGGACTGGCCGGCTCCCCGGTGGAATGAAAAAAAGAGACTGGCTTAG
- a CDS encoding IS630 family transposase, whose amino-acid sequence MSKEQKQQLKQSLDQKEYWTVGQVRKLVDKQYGVNYGKRQIQRLLRQLGLYCYKPQPRDYRQPEKADEKLKERLPAVADGLGLKGKDLDKLCMGFADESSPQLHANSARLWSVQKGGLKKVNTDKKRRNCFGFYALKGNSIISSIDKGNQENMIQMLTLIREANQQAETIILIWDNHKAHLTAKVEQRAKDLQIVLVNLPAYSPNLNPIERIWKQIKKTIAEAGVIDNLKQLEFLIQSAFKVCAKKQSFAKSWIDNIWNSVFVNNPIPFSDKL is encoded by the coding sequence TTGAGTAAAGAGCAGAAGCAGCAACTCAAGCAGTCTTTGGACCAGAAGGAGTATTGGACAGTGGGGCAGGTGCGCAAGTTGGTTGACAAGCAATACGGGGTGAACTACGGTAAGCGGCAGATACAGCGTCTGTTAAGGCAACTTGGGTTGTACTGTTATAAACCTCAACCCCGAGACTACCGCCAACCCGAGAAAGCCGATGAGAAACTCAAAGAGCGATTACCAGCCGTAGCTGATGGATTAGGACTAAAAGGCAAAGACCTGGATAAACTCTGTATGGGTTTTGCCGATGAGAGTTCGCCTCAGTTGCATGCCAACTCTGCCCGATTGTGGTCAGTACAGAAAGGAGGCCTCAAAAAGGTCAATACCGACAAAAAGAGGCGAAATTGCTTTGGCTTCTATGCTTTGAAAGGCAACAGTATCATCTCTAGTATTGACAAAGGCAACCAGGAGAATATGATTCAAATGCTCACTTTGATCCGAGAGGCTAACCAGCAGGCAGAAACCATTATTCTCATCTGGGACAATCACAAAGCGCATCTGACTGCCAAAGTAGAACAGAGGGCTAAAGACTTACAGATTGTGCTGGTAAACTTGCCTGCTTACTCGCCTAACCTGAATCCGATTGAGCGTATCTGGAAACAAATCAAGAAAACCATCGCTGAAGCCGGCGTCATTGATAATCTCAAACAACTTGAGTTCCTGATCCAATCGGCTTTCAAAGTATGCGCCAAAAAACAATCTTTTGCCAAGTCTTGGATTGACAATATCTGGAACTCAGTCTTTGTAAATAATCCTATTCCCTTTTCCGACAAGTTATGA